One window from the genome of Faecalibacterium sp. HTF-F encodes:
- a CDS encoding SDR family NAD(P)-dependent oxidoreductase — MSKTVWITGASSGIGQEFARRYAKLGCRLILTARRTDRLEALAAKLGTPCRILPADLAREEDCQRLFKELEGETIDIFINNAGFGVCGSYLETDDAREEEMIRVNVEAMARLFRFAVRRMHAAGGGTILNVASSAGLLPGGPYMAGYYASKAYVVSLTRGVARELQELHSPVYVCALCPGPVDTEFNDRAGVVFALRGITPEFCVQEAMHGMMHRRTIIVPSAFMRACTTAQKLLPASLLMPIVARQQKKKLG, encoded by the coding sequence ATGTCAAAGACTGTATGGATCACCGGCGCAAGCTCCGGCATCGGGCAGGAGTTTGCACGCCGCTATGCAAAGCTGGGCTGCCGGCTCATCCTGACCGCCCGCCGCACCGACCGGCTGGAAGCACTGGCCGCAAAACTGGGCACGCCCTGCCGCATCCTGCCCGCAGACCTTGCCCGGGAAGAGGACTGCCAGCGTCTTTTCAAGGAGCTGGAGGGGGAGACCATTGATATCTTTATCAACAACGCGGGCTTTGGCGTGTGCGGCAGCTATCTGGAGACCGACGACGCCCGGGAAGAGGAAATGATCCGGGTGAATGTGGAAGCCATGGCGCGGCTGTTCCGCTTTGCGGTGCGCAGGATGCACGCGGCAGGCGGCGGCACCATCCTGAACGTGGCGTCCTCGGCGGGGCTGCTGCCCGGCGGGCCCTATATGGCGGGCTACTATGCCAGCAAGGCCTATGTGGTCAGCCTGACCCGGGGTGTTGCCCGGGAGCTGCAGGAGCTGCACAGCCCGGTCTATGTGTGTGCGCTCTGCCCGGGGCCGGTGGATACCGAGTTCAACGACCGGGCAGGGGTGGTGTTTGCCCTCCGGGGCATCACGCCGGAGTTCTGCGTACAGGAAGCCATGCACGGCATGATGCACCGCAGGACCATCATCGTGCCCTCGGCCTTTATGCGGGCGTGCACCACGGCGCAGAAGCTGCTGCCCGCCTCCCTGCTGATGCCCATTGTGGCACGGCAGCAGAAAAAGAAGCTGGGGTAA
- the trpS gene encoding tryptophan--tRNA ligase, whose product MKKIILTGDRPTGRLHVGHYVGSLKERVRLQNSGEYDEIYVMIADAQALTDNADNPEKVRQNILQVALDYLACGIDPAKTHIFIQSMVPELTELSFYYMNLVTVSRLQRNPTVKSEIHMRNFETSIPVGFFCYPISQAADITAFHATTVPAGEDQKPMIEQCCEIVRKFNAVYGDTLTEPEIVLPQNAACLRLPGIDGKAKMSKSLGNCIYLSEEPEDIKKKVMSMYTDPNHLRVQDPGKVEGNPVFIYLDAFCRPEHFAEFWPEYQNLDEVKAHYQRGGLGDVKVKKFLNSVMQAELEPIRTRRKEWEQRLPEVVEILKEGSAYAEKTAAATLAEVRKSMRIDYFENDNLLK is encoded by the coding sequence ATGAAAAAAATCATTCTGACCGGCGACCGTCCCACCGGCCGCCTGCATGTGGGCCACTATGTCGGTTCCCTGAAGGAGCGGGTGCGCCTGCAGAACTCCGGCGAGTACGATGAGATCTATGTTATGATCGCCGATGCACAGGCCCTGACCGATAACGCCGACAACCCGGAAAAGGTGCGCCAGAACATCCTGCAGGTGGCGCTGGATTATCTGGCCTGCGGCATCGACCCCGCCAAGACCCATATTTTCATCCAGTCCATGGTGCCGGAATTGACTGAGCTGAGCTTCTACTATATGAACCTCGTCACCGTGAGCCGCCTGCAGCGCAACCCCACCGTCAAGAGCGAGATCCATATGCGCAACTTTGAGACCAGCATCCCGGTGGGCTTCTTCTGCTACCCCATCAGTCAGGCTGCGGACATCACCGCTTTCCACGCCACCACCGTGCCTGCCGGTGAGGACCAGAAGCCCATGATCGAGCAGTGCTGCGAGATCGTGCGCAAATTCAACGCCGTTTACGGCGATACCCTGACCGAGCCGGAGATCGTGCTGCCCCAGAACGCCGCCTGCCTGCGCCTGCCCGGCATCGACGGCAAGGCCAAGATGAGCAAGAGCCTCGGCAACTGCATCTACCTGTCCGAGGAACCGGAGGACATCAAAAAGAAGGTCATGTCCATGTACACCGACCCCAACCACCTGCGGGTGCAGGACCCCGGCAAGGTGGAGGGCAACCCGGTGTTCATCTATCTGGACGCCTTCTGCCGCCCGGAGCACTTTGCAGAGTTCTGGCCGGAATACCAGAACCTCGACGAGGTGAAGGCGCACTACCAGCGCGGCGGTCTGGGCGACGTGAAGGTGAAAAAGTTCCTGAACAGCGTCATGCAGGCCGAGCTGGAGCCCATCCGCACCCGCCGCAAAGAGTGGGAGCAGCGCCTGCCCGAGGTGGTGGAGATCCTGAAAGAGGGCAGCGCCTACGCGGAAAAGACTGCCGCCGCCACGCTGGCCGAGGTGCGCAAGTCCATGCGGATCGATTACTTCGAGAACGACAACCTGCTGAAATAA
- the pckA gene encoding phosphoenolpyruvate carboxykinase (ATP) has protein sequence MAKLDLTKYGITGTTEIVYNPSYEQLFEEETKPGLEGYEKGQVSELGAVNVMTGIYTGRSPKDKFIVMDENSKDTVWWTSDEYKNDNHPASQEAWAAVKAIAQKELSNKRLYVVDAFCGANKDTRMAIRFVMEVAWQAHFVTNMFIKPTAEELENFEPDFVVYNASKAKVENYKELGLNSETAVVFNITSKEQVIVNTWYGGEMKKGMFSMMNYFLPLKGMASMHCSANTDLNGENTAIFFGLSGTGKTTLSTDPKRLLIGDDEHGWDDNGVFNFEGGCYAKVINLDKDSEPDIYNAIKRNALLENVTLDAEGHIDFADKSVTENTRVSYPINHIKNIVRPISSAPAAKNVIFLSADAFGVLPPVSILSPEQTQYYFLSGFTAKLAGTERGITEPTPTFSACFGQAFLELHPTKYAEELVKKMQKSGAKAYLVNTGWNGTGKRISIKDTRGIIDAILNGDINNVPTKKIPYFDFEVPTVLNGVDTGILDPRDTYADASQWEEKAKDLASRFIKNFKKYEGNEHGKALVSAGPQL, from the coding sequence ATGGCAAAGTTGGATCTTACCAAGTATGGCATTACCGGCACGACTGAGATCGTGTACAACCCCTCCTACGAGCAGCTGTTCGAGGAAGAGACCAAGCCCGGTCTGGAAGGCTACGAAAAGGGCCAGGTCAGCGAGCTGGGTGCTGTGAACGTTATGACCGGCATCTACACCGGCCGTTCTCCCAAGGACAAGTTCATCGTTATGGACGAGAACTCCAAGGACACCGTGTGGTGGACTTCTGACGAGTACAAGAACGACAACCACCCCGCTTCTCAGGAAGCATGGGCTGCTGTAAAGGCTATTGCTCAGAAGGAGCTGTCCAACAAGCGCCTGTACGTGGTGGATGCATTCTGCGGTGCCAACAAGGATACCCGCATGGCCATCCGCTTTGTCATGGAAGTTGCATGGCAGGCACACTTCGTCACCAACATGTTCATCAAGCCCACCGCTGAGGAGCTGGAGAACTTTGAGCCCGATTTCGTTGTCTACAACGCATCCAAGGCCAAGGTTGAGAACTACAAGGAGCTGGGCCTGAACTCTGAGACTGCTGTTGTGTTCAACATCACCAGCAAGGAGCAGGTCATCGTGAACACCTGGTACGGCGGCGAGATGAAGAAGGGCATGTTCTCCATGATGAACTACTTCCTGCCGCTGAAGGGCATGGCTTCCATGCACTGCTCTGCCAACACCGACCTGAACGGCGAGAACACCGCTATCTTCTTCGGTCTGTCCGGCACCGGCAAGACCACCCTGTCCACCGATCCCAAGCGTCTGCTGATCGGCGATGACGAGCACGGCTGGGACGACAACGGCGTGTTCAACTTCGAGGGCGGCTGCTACGCAAAGGTCATCAACCTGGATAAGGACTCCGAGCCCGATATCTACAACGCCATCAAGCGCAACGCTCTGCTGGAGAACGTCACTCTGGATGCTGAGGGCCACATCGATTTCGCTGATAAGAGCGTTACCGAGAACACCCGTGTGTCCTACCCCATCAACCACATCAAGAACATCGTCCGCCCCATTTCTTCTGCACCCGCTGCAAAGAATGTCATCTTCCTGTCTGCTGACGCATTCGGCGTTCTGCCCCCGGTCTCCATCCTGAGCCCTGAGCAGACCCAGTACTACTTCCTGTCCGGCTTCACTGCAAAGCTGGCAGGCACCGAGCGCGGCATCACCGAGCCCACCCCCACCTTCTCTGCATGCTTCGGCCAGGCCTTCCTGGAGCTGCACCCCACCAAGTATGCTGAGGAGCTGGTCAAGAAGATGCAGAAGAGCGGCGCCAAGGCTTATCTGGTCAACACCGGCTGGAACGGCACCGGCAAGCGCATCTCCATCAAGGATACCCGCGGCATCATCGACGCCATCCTGAACGGCGACATCAACAATGTGCCCACCAAGAAGATCCCCTACTTCGACTTCGAGGTTCCCACCGTGCTGAACGGCGTGGACACCGGCATTCTGGATCCTCGCGACACCTATGCTGACGCTTCCCAGTGGGAAGAGAAGGCCAAGGATCTGGCAAGCCGCTTCATCAAGAACTTCAAGAAGTACGAGGGCAACGAGCACGGCAAGGCTCTGGTCTCTGCCGGCCCCCAGCTGTAA
- a CDS encoding sodium/proline symporter yields the protein MINICIIATIVIYLVGMLLVGFVYSKSNEDSSDFYLGGRTMGPLVTAMSAEASDMSSWLLMGMPGLAYLTGIASPGWTAIGLAVGTWLNWLIVARRLRRYSANLDAITVPQFLSLRFHDQRNLLNALGAVIIIVFFIPYTASGFAACGKLFNSLFGVDYMAAMVLSAVVIVGYTIMGGFRAVSTTDLIQSVVMSMALIAVLVYGVNVAGGWDVVLDNARSLPGYLTMAASHNAADNTATSYSLLDIASTLAWGLGYFGMPHILLRFMAIEDEKKLVLSRRIASVWVVIAMTASIVIGMVGLGMTKAGALEFLSGSSSETLIVRVASLIAQHGVLAAILAGLILAGILAATMSTADSQMLAAASSVSQNILQEFGHMKLTEKQSLFAARLTIICISVVGVVLARDPNSSVFGIVSFAWAGFGGSFGAVVLCSLFWKRCNWQGALAGMLSGGLMVFVWKYIISPLGGVFGIYELLPAFLMSLVVCVVVSLVTPAPSAEIEAEFDAAK from the coding sequence ATGATCAATATCTGCATCATTGCCACCATTGTGATTTATCTGGTGGGAATGCTGTTGGTTGGCTTTGTCTACAGCAAGTCCAACGAGGACAGCAGCGATTTCTACCTCGGCGGCCGTACGATGGGCCCGCTGGTCACGGCTATGAGCGCCGAAGCCAGCGATATGTCCAGCTGGCTGCTGATGGGTATGCCGGGCCTTGCATATCTCACCGGCATCGCGTCGCCGGGCTGGACGGCCATCGGCCTTGCTGTGGGCACATGGCTCAACTGGCTCATCGTGGCCCGCCGCCTGCGCCGCTACTCGGCCAATTTGGATGCCATCACGGTGCCGCAGTTCCTTTCCCTGCGGTTCCATGACCAGCGCAACCTGCTCAACGCGCTGGGCGCGGTCATCATCATCGTATTCTTCATCCCGTACACCGCTTCCGGCTTTGCCGCCTGCGGCAAGCTGTTCAACAGCCTGTTTGGCGTGGATTACATGGCGGCCATGGTCCTGTCCGCTGTGGTCATCGTGGGCTACACCATCATGGGCGGCTTCCGCGCTGTGTCTACCACCGACCTGATCCAGTCCGTTGTCATGAGCATGGCGCTGATTGCGGTGCTGGTGTATGGCGTCAATGTGGCAGGCGGCTGGGACGTGGTTCTGGACAACGCCCGCAGCCTGCCCGGCTACCTGACCATGGCTGCAAGCCACAATGCGGCAGACAACACCGCCACCTCCTACAGTCTGCTGGACATCGCGTCCACGCTGGCATGGGGTCTGGGCTACTTCGGCATGCCCCACATCCTGCTGCGCTTCATGGCCATTGAGGACGAAAAGAAGCTGGTGCTCAGCCGCCGCATTGCAAGCGTGTGGGTGGTCATTGCCATGACCGCTTCCATCGTCATCGGCATGGTGGGTCTGGGCATGACCAAGGCGGGCGCACTGGAGTTCCTGAGCGGTTCTTCCAGCGAGACCCTGATCGTGCGGGTGGCCAGCCTGATCGCCCAGCACGGCGTGCTGGCAGCCATTCTGGCAGGTCTGATCCTTGCCGGCATCCTTGCCGCTACCATGTCCACCGCCGACAGCCAGATGCTGGCAGCGGCCTCCAGCGTATCCCAGAACATCCTGCAGGAGTTCGGCCACATGAAGCTGACCGAGAAGCAGAGCCTGTTCGCTGCCCGCCTGACCATCATCTGCATCAGCGTGGTGGGCGTGGTGCTGGCCCGCGACCCCAACTCCAGCGTGTTCGGCATCGTCAGCTTTGCATGGGCCGGCTTTGGCGGCTCCTTTGGCGCAGTGGTGCTGTGCTCCCTGTTCTGGAAGCGCTGCAACTGGCAGGGTGCTCTGGCCGGTATGCTCTCCGGCGGCCTGATGGTCTTTGTATGGAAGTACATCATCAGCCCGCTGGGCGGCGTGTTTGGCATCTACGAGCTGCTGCCTGCCTTCCTGATGTCTCTGGTGGTCTGCGTTGTGGTGAGCCTTGTTACCCCGGCACCCTCGGCAGAGATCGAGGCAGAGTTCGATGCTGCCAAGTAA
- a CDS encoding DUF6061 family protein: protein MNKLLSCRYNMDTNRVEARFEGGTTLAIDCIAVEDEYGNTPAQRAELDWLLYHKPLEYAQLVLGGEIEHYLSLGCDHGRMED from the coding sequence ATGAACAAACTGCTTTCCTGCCGCTACAACATGGACACTAACCGGGTAGAAGCCCGGTTCGAGGGTGGCACTACCCTTGCCATCGACTGCATCGCCGTGGAGGACGAATACGGCAACACCCCGGCACAGCGGGCAGAACTGGACTGGCTGCTGTACCATAAGCCTTTGGAGTATGCACAGCTTGTGCTGGGTGGGGAGATTGAGCATTATCTCTCGCTTGGTTGCGACCATGGAAGAATGGAAGATTGA
- a CDS encoding GntR family transcriptional regulator: MEYIGIQKKNGGVVEALQQAILSGQIPAGTEMTQNELAESLGVSRMPVREALMILEYQGLIIRLPNNRIKAADLTEETLRQILALGAQLERQAMRALPQDAMLAGGEMLQHRTLRTVLPYPLHRKLLESIQETYIAFAVSARPTPVNDRLARLLMLDRQGSPDVPDAWNAYEEELLHLILTIRSQYAGTETH; the protein is encoded by the coding sequence ATGGAATATATCGGCATCCAGAAGAAAAACGGCGGTGTGGTGGAAGCCCTGCAGCAGGCCATTTTATCTGGGCAGATCCCGGCGGGCACTGAAATGACCCAGAACGAACTGGCAGAGAGTCTCGGTGTCTCTCGGATGCCGGTGCGGGAGGCCTTGATGATCCTTGAATATCAGGGTCTTATCATCCGCCTGCCCAACAATCGGATAAAAGCGGCAGATTTGACCGAAGAGACACTGCGCCAAATTCTGGCATTGGGGGCTCAGTTGGAACGGCAGGCTATGCGTGCGCTGCCGCAGGATGCGATGTTGGCAGGCGGCGAGATGCTGCAGCACCGTACCCTGCGGACCGTCCTGCCATATCCGCTGCATCGCAAGCTGCTGGAGAGCATCCAGGAGACCTACATTGCCTTTGCCGTGAGCGCACGTCCTACGCCGGTGAACGACCGGCTTGCCCGCCTGCTGATGCTGGACCGTCAGGGCTCCCCTGATGTGCCGGATGCATGGAACGCCTATGAAGAAGAACTGTTGCATCTGATTTTAACGATAAGGAGTCAATATGCTGGGACTGAAACCCATTAA
- a CDS encoding GntR family transcriptional regulator, with amino-acid sequence MLGLKPIKLLPARERVASALRKAIISKSIPEGAELTLENTAQELGVSVTPVREAFQILARDGLLEVKQNKCAIVLGVTEKTIREHYQLRAALEGTACMLCCQNNADLSKIKNCVDTAEEALSLQQAGNYTDYNQSFHFEIWEASGNEKMRNLLSELWNGLSIGVEMSELDYALNSQSEHKKIYAALEARDALAARAEMEKHIYRSMDDALTYYL; translated from the coding sequence ATGCTGGGACTGAAACCCATTAAGCTGCTGCCTGCCCGCGAGCGGGTAGCTTCCGCTTTGCGGAAAGCCATTATCTCAAAAAGCATCCCGGAGGGCGCAGAACTCACGCTGGAAAACACCGCACAGGAACTGGGCGTGTCGGTCACGCCGGTGCGGGAGGCCTTTCAGATCCTTGCCCGTGACGGTCTGCTGGAAGTCAAGCAAAACAAGTGCGCCATTGTGTTGGGCGTAACGGAAAAAACGATTCGGGAGCACTACCAGCTGCGCGCTGCCTTGGAAGGAACGGCATGTATGCTCTGCTGCCAGAACAACGCTGACCTGTCCAAGATCAAAAACTGCGTGGATACTGCAGAGGAGGCTCTTTCTCTTCAGCAGGCCGGAAATTATACTGACTACAACCAGTCCTTCCATTTTGAGATCTGGGAAGCTTCCGGCAATGAAAAAATGCGCAATCTTCTCTCGGAGCTGTGGAACGGCCTGTCCATTGGCGTGGAAATGAGCGAGTTGGACTATGCCCTCAACTCCCAGAGCGAGCATAAAAAGATCTATGCAGCGCTGGAAGCACGGGATGCGCTGGCCGCACGGGCTGAAATGGAAAAGCACATCTACCGCAGTATGGACGATGCGCTGACCTATTATTTATAA
- a CDS encoding DUF1847 domain-containing protein, with translation MYTCANCTVLACANNEPEKMPKNCPMRNASVMEAARAGYDLPENHDFYVNCSAIEGLGYCQWPRLKETVEFCKRMGYHKLGLAFCKGLRKEARIVADLLRAQGFEVVSVICKTGGISKEEVGIPEEVKIHPGEFEAMCNPIAQAKLLNEQHTDFNIEVGLCVGHDSMFYKYSDAMVTTLVAKDRVLAHNPCGAIYCAEGYFKKRLE, from the coding sequence GTGTATACCTGTGCGAACTGTACGGTTCTGGCCTGCGCCAACAACGAGCCGGAAAAGATGCCCAAAAACTGCCCTATGCGGAATGCTTCGGTGATGGAGGCCGCCCGCGCCGGCTACGATCTGCCTGAGAATCACGATTTCTACGTCAACTGTTCGGCCATTGAGGGACTTGGCTACTGTCAATGGCCCCGCCTGAAGGAGACGGTGGAGTTCTGCAAGCGGATGGGCTACCACAAGCTGGGTCTTGCATTCTGCAAAGGTCTGCGGAAGGAAGCCCGCATCGTGGCCGACCTGCTCCGTGCGCAGGGGTTTGAGGTGGTGTCGGTCATCTGCAAGACCGGCGGCATCTCCAAAGAAGAAGTGGGCATCCCGGAAGAGGTCAAGATCCACCCCGGCGAATTTGAGGCCATGTGCAACCCCATCGCACAGGCAAAGTTGCTGAACGAACAGCACACCGATTTCAACATTGAGGTCGGACTTTGTGTGGGCCACGACTCGATGTTTTATAAGTATTCGGATGCCATGGTCACAACGCTGGTGGCCAAGGATCGCGTTCTGGCGCATAATCCCTGTGGTGCCATTTACTGTGCCGAGGGGTATTTCAAAAAGCGGCTGGAATAA